The Chitinophagales bacterium genomic interval CTGGTTTATTCACAGTTTAGAAATCCCGCTGTTCAGTTTTTTATTTCCGAGCAATTTTTGCCTGTAATGCCTGCTGAAGCACCTGAAGACGAAAAAAGTGCTACAAGTGTGGACTTTATTTTTGAGCCGGACAGAACAAGTATTGTCAAAACACTGGTTCCCAAAATTTTGAAAACACAGTTTTTCAAAGCCATGTTGGACACCAATGCCTCACAGCACGGTGCCCGAATGACAGCGATGGACAATGCCACTGAAAATGCAGAAGAACTGCTCAAAGACCTTAAGATATCTTACAATAGGGCACGTCAGGCGGCCATTACCACAGAGCTTACAGAGATTGTAAGTGGTGCTGCTGCGCTTGAGGGTTCTTAATTAGTATCTGTCCATAATGTCCGATTTCTTCGTTATGCTTGTCCTGAAAACCGTCATTTACATAAGTAAACTCCTGATTTCAGTACTGCACAAGCCTCGAACTCGAACATTCTGAAGCAGACCCTCGACTTTATAGACAGGCTCTAATTAAATCTGCCTAACTGGTATGGCAAAATTGAATTGTTAATTTTAAATTTTTTCGCAGCCTCTATTTTTTTGTTTACTGCGAATTTTTTTTCAATTTTATCGACTTTTAAAATCAAACCTTAAAAAAACCATGAAACACTTATCCTTAAGCCTGTTTTTTATTGTAACTCTATTCATCCTCGTCTTTCAGCAAAGTGATGTTTACACAAATATCATCCAGCCTCAGACAGGTTTTACGGGCGCTCCTAATGATCTAACTTGTGCCAATGGATCCGGTTGCCATGGTACAGGGACTATTGATGTAACAACTCAAAATCCTAAAATTGAGTTACGAGAACTATCACCAACTACTTTTGCAAATGGTTATTCTAATAATGAAGGACAAAGTTTTGGTTTGAGTGTAGCTTTCAAACAAACTTCCCCAACATACAATGTATATGGGTTTTCTATGACAGCATTGTTTGAAAACGGTACACCTGCAGGTAGCTTTTCAAGCAATCAAAGCAATGTTAGTACTCAATCATCGGGCAGCAGACAATATGTTGGACACAAGAATGCAACCAGTACACCAAATTGGTTCTTTCAATATGAGCTCCCACAAACAATAGATCGGGACATCATTTTTTATATTGCTGCTAATGGGGGTAATGATGATTCTATTGCAAGTTCAGCTGATGATATCTATATCGCCCAATACCGCCTTTCAAAAAATGATTTTGGCATTAATGAAGACCCCGTTAGTATCGCCATCAACGCAGCCGATGTAAGCGAGATCAATATTTTCCCCAATCCAGTGCAAAGCGAACTGAATTTGCAATTTAACCTAAACAAAGGTGGCCGCACAAGTGCAGATATTGTTGACTTAAAAGGGGCTACTGTAAGCAGGCTTTTTGAAACTGATATGGCACCTGGAACCTACAATCAACAATTCAATATCGGTGAATCATTGAACAGTGGTATTTATCTTGTGCGTATTCAAGTAGAGGAAGACACTTATTTTCAAAAAATTATGGTACAATAAGTTTTTTCGTATGAAATTTATTAAAGCCCGGTTTTTATGCCGGGTTTTTTATTACGTATAAAATAAAAACATCAATAGAACATTGATTAACTTAGCATTGATAAAAATTAAATTTTAAGAAAAAAAATTGTAAGTTTCCAATATTAAACACCAGAGCTATGAACAATAAAATCAAAATTTTAATCGTGCTGATCATTCTTGGCATTGGCGGTGGCGCCATTGGCTATTACATGTACAATAAACCACATGAAAATATTGAAAATAAAAAAGCCACCTATACGCTCAGCACTGACGATCTGATGGCAGAATTTGAAACCACAGAAGAAGAAGCAAAAGAAAAATACAAAGACAAATTGCTTCAAGTTAACGGAACAGTTCAGGGAATCAATAAATCCGATGATGGTGGGATCACTATTCTATTTGCCAGTAGCGGAACGAGTATGGGCAATGTAAAAGCAGGCCTTCAAAAAGAATCGGCAGGTAAGGCAGCAGATTTAAAATCCGGTGATGAAGTAACCATCAAAGGAAGACTAAACGGAGTCAATAAGATGGATGAAATGGGCATTGAAATGATAGATATAGAGCTTTCCAGGTGTGTGGTGGTGGAGTAAAATCCGATTTGAAAATTATTTCGGTTTATAAACTCCACATGAGTTAAAAAGGATAACCAATAGCGATATTCCAAACCAGGTTTTTCTTTCGCCAGTCTTTGAATCCTGTTTCAGGAAAATCATTGATCCATTCCTGTCCTTCCGGCAAAAAGGGTTTTCTCAATGGCACGCCTATATCAAGTCGAATTACGAAAATATCAAAATCAAGACGCAAGCCAAGCCCGGAGCCAACAGCCAATTGTCGGTAAAATTCATTGGCCTGGAATGTGCCATCCTGTCTATCGGGATCAGCTCTCAGCAACCAAACATTTCCAATATCAGCGAATACTGCGGCTTTGAAAAAACGATAAAGTGTAAAGCGGTATTCAAGATTGAGCAGTAATTTTATATCTCCGGCATGATCGATGGAATTGATGTTGTCAAGGCTTTCATTTCTATACCTGCCCGGCCCAATACCTCTAAAACGAAATGCGCGCAAAGTAGAGGGGCCGCCCAGGTAGAATTGCTTGATATAAGGCAAAACCTCGCTATTGCCATAGGCCGCACCTATTCCGCCATTGAAGCGACTTACAAAAGAATTGTTTTCATTGATAATCCAGTAATGTCTTATGTCCATATCTGCAAGTGCAAATTGAGAAAATGGCGCATTGACAGGTTTATATGGTTTTTCGCCAGATCCAAAAGCTGAATAGGCACCATACAACAGATTGCCTGCACTTTCCAGTTTTAAATTCAGCCACCAGTATTCTCTTAAGGCACGTTTGGGATCTTTGGTATCAAACTGAAATGAATATTCCTGTCCCACAATCAACACTTCTTCAAATCCGGCTCGCAAAATCGGATTAGATTCCAGCAATTCGTCCAATTCTTCATCAGAATTAAGCAAATTTACCCGGGTAAATGTAAATGGAGAAAGGCGATGCCGCCATTTGTTCTTTCCTGTCCAATCGTAGGAATAGCCCAGTTTAACACTATTGAGCGTGTACAACTCAAACCATCTTTGATAATTATTGGTGAAACTAAACCTGGTTCTGGGCGATAGCAATTGCCTGCGTTTTTGCCAGCCCGGCAAACCCAGCATTTTCGGCAAATAATAATTGAGCTGTCCTGAAAGGTCTAAAATATTGAGCAGTGAACGCTCTCCGGTAATCTGAAATTCAGAACCTGCATTTAATACCAATTCAAATTGATGGGCCCTCTTAAAAAGATGTCGGTTCAGGTATTTGACTTGAAAATTGGTGCCCAGAAAATTAGTGTTTGTGGTACTTGCTTCCAGGTTTAGCTCTACATCCTGATATTGAGTGGGTGAAAGCAATATCTT includes:
- a CDS encoding BamA/TamA family outer membrane protein, producing MRKIRISILAAFCLALFFASCNVTKNLPENERLYTGADLEIKRESAIPQRQELYAQLQNQLRPAPNKKFLGITYTRLWFRQNIREPKKEKGLRRWIKYKLGKAPVLYSSVKPQQITLLLKKKLQDNGHFHAEVNYEEIEKGKKTHLQYNIDLKSPYRIRSVVAPEPTQPIDSLIGLFHKEEKLDSEKGKVYRLEEWDEKRSELMAFIRNRGYYNFSKRYLYFYVDTSLGSRQVDIHIRSSASLDSTAFIKYYLRNISVNANYRVGKNGEQKPEIYNDITFYQDRKYIKPGALAPFIALEKGAVFSQKDHSYTLNQLLQLNIFKFVNIQYDKTGSDSLDVKILLSPTQYQDVELNLEASTTNTNFLGTNFQVKYLNRHLFKRAHQFELVLNAGSEFQITGERSLLNILDLSGQLNYYLPKMLGLPGWQKRRQLLSPRTRFSFTNNYQRWFELYTLNSVKLGYSYDWTGKNKWRHRLSPFTFTRVNLLNSDEELDELLESNPILRAGFEEVLIVGQEYSFQFDTKDPKRALREYWWLNLKLESAGNLLYGAYSAFGSGEKPYKPVNAPFSQFALADMDIRHYWIINENNSFVSRFNGGIGAAYGNSEVLPYIKQFYLGGPSTLRAFRFRGIGPGRYRNESLDNINSIDHAGDIKLLLNLEYRFTLYRFFKAAVFADIGNVWLLRADPDRQDGTFQANEFYRQLAVGSGLGLRLDFDIFVIRLDIGVPLRKPFLPEGQEWINDFPETGFKDWRKKNLVWNIAIGYPF
- a CDS encoding T9SS type A sorting domain-containing protein, whose translation is MKHLSLSLFFIVTLFILVFQQSDVYTNIIQPQTGFTGAPNDLTCANGSGCHGTGTIDVTTQNPKIELRELSPTTFANGYSNNEGQSFGLSVAFKQTSPTYNVYGFSMTALFENGTPAGSFSSNQSNVSTQSSGSRQYVGHKNATSTPNWFFQYELPQTIDRDIIFYIAANGGNDDSIASSADDIYIAQYRLSKNDFGINEDPVSIAINAADVSEINIFPNPVQSELNLQFNLNKGGRTSADIVDLKGATVSRLFETDMAPGTYNQQFNIGESLNSGIYLVRIQVEEDTYFQKIMVQ